A region of Rhodospirillales bacterium DNA encodes the following proteins:
- a CDS encoding DMT family transporter yields the protein MSMFAGGAAAGVPYMLLAMLVFSANDALAKHVAALCPLIQLLFIRNLGAALIVVPRVHAYGWLRALAVPRIGLHALRGALILIELALFYTAVPLIPLADTLTIYQASPILTTALAVPILGERVGWRRWTAVAVGFVGVVLVMRPGGAEGSMAHLIALAGAVVYAGVTLLTRLLRDAGPVPMIAWHVGGTLLAVALAAPFFWRPIDWTTAVLIAIMGVVSTGGHVLNNRSLALSPASVVMPFHYTQIVWGIVFGWLIWRDTPDGWMLSGAALIVASGLFIMYRERVVRGGGA from the coding sequence GTGTCGATGTTCGCGGGCGGCGCGGCGGCCGGCGTCCCCTACATGCTGCTGGCGATGCTGGTGTTCTCGGCCAACGACGCGCTGGCCAAGCACGTCGCCGCGCTCTGCCCGCTGATCCAGCTCCTGTTCATCCGCAATCTCGGCGCCGCGCTGATCGTCGTGCCGCGGGTCCACGCCTATGGCTGGCTGCGGGCGCTGGCGGTGCCGCGTATCGGCCTGCACGCGCTGCGCGGCGCGCTGATCCTGATCGAGCTGGCGCTGTTCTACACCGCCGTGCCGCTGATCCCGCTGGCCGACACGCTGACGATCTACCAGGCGTCCCCGATCCTGACGACGGCGCTGGCGGTGCCGATCCTCGGCGAGCGGGTCGGCTGGCGGCGCTGGACCGCCGTCGCCGTCGGTTTCGTCGGCGTGGTCCTGGTCATGCGGCCGGGCGGCGCCGAGGGGTCGATGGCGCATCTCATCGCGCTGGCCGGGGCGGTGGTGTACGCGGGGGTGACGCTGCTCACGCGTCTGCTGCGCGACGCGGGACCGGTGCCGATGATCGCCTGGCATGTCGGCGGCACCCTGCTGGCGGTGGCGCTGGCGGCGCCGTTCTTCTGGCGGCCGATCGATTGGACGACCGCGGTCCTGATCGCGATCATGGGCGTGGTGTCGACCGGCGGACACGTCCTGAACAACCGGTCGCTGGCGCTGTCGCCGGCCTCCGTGGTGATGCCGTTCCACTACACGCAGATCGTCTGGGGGATCGTGTTCGGCTGGCTGATCTGGCGCGACACGCCCGACGGCTGGATGCTGTCCGGCGCGGCCCTGATCGTCGCCAGCGGCCTGTTCATCATGTACCGCGAGCGGGTCGTGCGCGGCGGTGGCGCCTAG
- a CDS encoding 2-hydroxyacid dehydrogenase encodes MLRQTAPAATGANGPAGSGAATGRGRLKPDILLVVPLIDSAMAALDERFTVHRLWEAADPAAFAASVADRVRGLATTGATGVKGDLIARLPRLEAVASYGVGVDAIDLAACRARGIGVSNTPDVLTQEVADFGMALLLAAARRIPQADAYVRRGDYRRDGKDMYPLTTRARGKRVGVVGMGAIGSAFAKLCGAFDMKVSWHGPRPKPGVPHPYVADLSTLAAEVDFLVLTCKGGPDTAGLVDAAVLRALGPKGTLVNIARGSVVDERALVAALASGELGAAALDVHADEPNAAPELFAMDNVVIQPHVASGTHETRGAMGQLVVDNLAAWFSERRLLTPVT; translated from the coding sequence ATGCTGCGCCAAACCGCGCCGGCGGCGACCGGCGCCAACGGCCCCGCCGGAAGCGGGGCGGCGACGGGGAGAGGACGCTTGAAGCCCGACATCCTTCTGGTCGTGCCGCTGATCGACAGCGCGATGGCCGCGCTCGACGAGCGTTTCACCGTGCACCGCCTGTGGGAGGCCGCCGATCCGGCGGCGTTCGCGGCGTCGGTCGCCGACCGCGTGCGCGGTCTCGCCACCACCGGCGCGACCGGCGTGAAGGGCGATCTGATCGCGCGGCTGCCGAGGCTCGAGGCGGTCGCGTCCTACGGCGTCGGCGTCGACGCCATCGATCTGGCGGCCTGCCGGGCGCGCGGCATCGGCGTGTCGAACACGCCGGACGTGCTGACCCAGGAGGTCGCGGATTTCGGCATGGCGCTGCTGCTGGCCGCGGCGCGGCGCATCCCGCAGGCCGACGCCTACGTGCGCCGCGGCGACTACCGCCGCGACGGCAAGGACATGTATCCGCTGACGACGCGGGCGCGGGGCAAGCGCGTCGGCGTGGTCGGCATGGGCGCGATCGGAAGCGCCTTCGCGAAGCTGTGCGGCGCCTTCGATATGAAGGTGTCGTGGCACGGACCGAGGCCGAAGCCCGGCGTGCCGCACCCCTACGTCGCCGATCTGTCGACGCTGGCGGCCGAGGTCGATTTCCTCGTGCTGACCTGCAAGGGCGGGCCGGACACCGCCGGGTTGGTCGACGCCGCCGTGCTGCGCGCGCTCGGACCCAAGGGCACGCTTGTCAACATCGCGCGCGGCAGCGTGGTCGACGAGAGGGCGCTGGTGGCCGCGCTGGCATCCGGCGAGCTCGGCGCCGCCGCGCTCGACGTGCACGCCGACGAGCCGAACGCCGCGCCGGAGCTGTTCGCGATGGACAACGTCGTGATCCAGCCGCACGTCGCCAGCGGCACGCACGAGA